ATGCGCCATTACGGCATGTCGCGCCAGGAAGTGATCGAGTTGCTTTCCGGACTCCATCTGGCGGCGATGGCGCAGGACACACCGATGGCCGTGTACAACTGCAGCGAGCAGGACGGCGTCATCCGCTCCCGCCTGTTCGTGATCAAGAAGGGTTCTTGGGTTTTCGCGGATGCCTCGGGCCGTCCCGTCGTGAAGAAGACGTGCGGCAATCCGTTCTGGACGACCCCGCCGCCCGCGCCGGACGAAGTGCAAACGGCGACCCTGCCCGCGACCATTCGCCAGGATGAGCTGATGGCGTCGGTCGAGACCATGCCCGTCGCAGAACTGGTCGAGCCCGCCTTCGAGGTTCCCGAACCGCTCCCGTACGCGGTTGCCCCTCCAGTCGTGCCAGAAACCGAAGCGATTTTTGCGACCCACTCGCGCCGCACGCCGCTATGGCCCTTCATCGTCGGCGGCGTGGTTCTGGACCACCCCGGCGGTGGCGGTGGAAGGAGGCGTCGGAAGGTCATCACCGAGCCTCCCGTCCCCGGACCTGCGGGAGCCCTTGCGTTCGGCATACCCGCCCTGGCCGGAGCCCTTCGGCGCCGTCGGAGCAAGACCCCACGATTCTAATTGGGGAAGGGAATACCCCGGGGCCCTCGACTCTTTGGGTCGGGGCCTCTTTCTTTTTGCGACGCTACTTGAGGTGTTTGCCCCACCACCGGGTGATCTCCCCAAGGCGGTGAAGCCTCAGATCGGGCGGGCCTGAGCGGCTCATTCCGTGCGAGGTGGTGCTCGGATAGCGGACGAAGCGCGATTCGATACCCTCTTGCTGGAGAGCGGTGAACACCTGCTCGCTCTGTTCGATGTTGCACCGCAGATCGCCTTCGCTGTGGATGATGAGGGTCGGCGTCGTCACCCCTTCGAAGTAGGCGATCGGCGACTGCCTCCACAGCGGCGCGATCTTGTCCAACGAACTCCACGCCACGCCCCCGAAGTAACCGTCCTTGTTGAACGGGAAGTCGCTGCTTCCCGCCATGGAGACCATGTTCGAGACGCAACGGTCGGTGATGGCCGCGCGGAACTCCTTCGTGTGGCCGATCACCCAGTTGGTCATGTAACCGCCATAGCTGCCGCCCATGACGCCTATGCGGCCGGGGTGGATGTAGGGTTGGTGCTGCATCCATCGGGTGACGGTCTGGATGTCCTCCCAATCCTTGTTGCCCCAGTCGCCGCGAATCGCGGCGCAGTGGGCTTCGCCGTACCCCTTGGACCCGCGCGGATTGGAGAACACCACCACGTACCCCTCTGCGGCCAGCACCTGGAACTCGTGGAAGAAGGCCCATCCATACTGCGTGTGGGGTCCGCCGTGGATTTCGAGGACGGCGGGGTAGCGCTTGGGCGGCAGATAGCCGATCGGCTTCATGACCCACGCCTGCACCTTCACGTCGTCGGTGGAGTCGAGCCAAACCTCTTCGGGGACGCTCAGCTCGATCTCTTCGTAGAACGCCTGGTTGAGATCGGTCATGCGCTTGGGCCACTCGGGGCGCTCTTTCAGGTCGTAGAGGGCGACCTCGTCGAGGCTGGCCGCGTCGCCGAACGTGCAGGCGAGCCAGCGGCCGTCCTTCGAAACGTTGCCGGCACCGATGACGTGCCAACCCTTCGTGAGGAGCGTGACGCCGCCCTTCTCGGCGTCGATGAGCCCCACCTGCATCTCCCCCCGGGTTCCGATCGACGCCACCAGATGCTTGCCGTCGGGCAACCACTCGCAGCTAGCCGAGTGCGACGAGTCGCGCGTATCGCTGATCGTGGAGGCGGAGAGACAGAAGTCGTCGCCGGCGGTGAGGCACGTCGGGTCGCCTCCTTTGGCGTCGACGACGTAGAGTTTGGTGTTGCGCACGCCCCAGGGATCGTTTTCGTCGACGTCGCCCGCGTAGGCGATTCGCGTTCCGTCGGGCGACCAGCGCACGGAGCCCTTCTCGCCTTTGGGAAGTCCCTCCAGCATCCACGCCTGGCCCTTGAGGGACACCCGGTAAAGCTGATCGTTCGGCGGCTCGGCCATGGGCCGCTTGTTTGCGGAGTGCGCGACGATCAGCTCCGTAGAATCGGGAGACCAGTCGTACGAGTACATCCCGATCGGACACGCGTCGTAGAGCTTCTTCGTCTCCCCGCTCGCCACCTCCACCACGTAGATCGCGTGGCGTTGGGGTCCGAAATAGCCGTCGCCGTCGAGCCGGTACCAGATGTCCTCCATCACCCACGGGGGGGAGCTGAGCCCCTTCTCCTCGCGCTCCTTCTTCGCCTTCTCGGTTCGATCCGGTTCCTGCTCGCGGAACGTGAAGGCGATCTTCGTGCCGTCCGGCGACCAACGGATGCCCCCGATGGAGCCCTCGGGCAGCGACGTGAGTTTGCGCGCCTCGCCTCCGTGAATGGAGAGGAGGAAGATCTGGGCCGAAGGCTTTTCTCGCCCGCTCACGAAGGCGATCGCGTCGCCGTCCGGCGACCACCGTCCCGAACCGGCGCCGGCCTCCCCCTGCGTCCATTGGGCGACGTTGCCGTCCCGATCCACCGTGTAGAGGTTGGTGACGTACTTGTTGTTCTCGCCGACGTGCTTCTTGGCGAACAGCACGCGAGCGCCGTCTGGGCTGACTTGGGGGTCTCCGACGAACTGGATGCGTTGGAGGTCGTCGGCTCGAATAGGACGCTTGGGCATGGATGCCAGCATACCAAACGCCCCTTTTGCCGGAGCGGTTTGCGAAAAATCGCACGACGTTGTAGAATCGCAACGATGCAAGGAATCGGCTCTCGGATCCGTTCGCTGCGCGAGGCGCGCGAACCGCGGCTTCGCCAGGTGGACCTTGCCCGGTCGCTCGGGCTCACCAAGGACGAGATGTGGAACATCGAGAACGGGCGGACCGAGCCCTCTGCGCGACTTCTGGCAAAGATCGCGAAGGAGTTGGGCGTTTCGGTCGAGGAGTTGGCGCGGCCGGGAGCGCCGGCGGAGCCTGCCGGGAAGCAGGTCGAGGCGCCGAACGATCGCAATCGCGTCGTCGCAATCGTCGTATCGCGCTGGAACGAGTTCGTCACGCGCGAACTGCGCCACGGCGCCGAACAGGAGCTGGCGCGATCGGGATGCGCGGTCGAGGTGTTCGAGGTGCCGGGAGCGTGGGAGCTGCCGGTCGCCGTCGCCGCGCTGCTGCGCCGCGGGGCTCCACCGTCGGCCGTGGTGGCGTTGGGGTGCATCTTGCAGGGTGAGACGCCCCACGCGAGGCAGCTCGCCTCGGATGTGGCCTCGTCGCTGATGCGGCTGCAGGTGGAGCACGGCGTTCCCGTTGCGTGGGGCGTGCTGACGCCCGACACGCCTGAGCAGGCGATCGACCGCGCGGGCATGAAGCTCGGGAACAAGGGGCGCGAAGCGGCTCTGGCCGCGCTGGCCATGATCGACGTCTTGGCGGCCGCCGGGCGGTGATCGTTCGTTGATCGTTTGTCGATCAGCCATTGCGCCCATTGCGCCCTTTGCGTGAAACATCCCCCGCGCCTCCGCGCCTCTGCGTGAAACTCCCCCGCACCCCCCTGCGCCTCCGAGAGGTAGATTGCACCCGATGGCCGCTGCCGACCCGCTCTCCCTGTTGATCTTCGTCGTCGCGGGGGCGGCGGCGTCGGCGATCAACTCGGTCGCGGGGGGCGGATCCCTGGTCTCGTTTCCCGTCTTGGTGGCGATGGGTGTGCCGTCGCTGCCCGCCAACGCGACGAACTCCGTGGCGCTGTGGCCTGGCTCGCTTGCGGGCGCGTTGGGGTTTCGCAACCTGCTTCCCAAGACCGGGCATCACCTGCGCACCCTCGCGATCCCGACGTTCCTCGGGGCCTTGGTGGGCGCCCTGCTGCTCGTCAACACGGGCCAGAAGACGTTCGACCTGGCGGTCCCCGTGTTGATTTTGGGCGCCACCCTCCTGCTTGCCTTCCAACGGCGCATCAAGACGTGGGCGACCCGGACGTCGCTCCACATCCCGGTGGCCGGAGGCATGGCCATCCAGTTCTTCGTGGCGGTTTACGGAGGGTACTTCGGCGCGGGGATGGGCATCATGATGCTCGCGGCGTTCTCGCTCTTCGTGGAGGGGAACATCCACGAGCTGAACGCGATGAAGACGTGGCTGGGCCTGTTCATCAACTTCGCCGCCAGCGTTCTGCTGCTGCAACAGGGGCTGGTCGTGCTCGTGCCCGCTCTCGCCCTGACGGTGGGGTCTATCGGAGGGGGCTACTGGGCCGCGCGGGTGTCGCAGCGCGTCGATTCGGAGAAGCTGCGCGTCTGGATCGCGGCGTACGGGTTCGTGATGAGCGCCGTGTTCATCTGGCGAGCCCTGGGACGCTGATCGCCCATCGTTTGTCGGTTCTCGGCGGACCATACTCACGGCATGGCTGGATGGCGCGCGCACTGGATCTCGCCTGCCTACGACCCTCGTCTGGATGTGGGAGTGTTTGGCTTTCGGCGTCGGCTCCAAGTCACCGAGGTTCCCTCGACCCTGATCGCACGGGTCTCCGCCGACCAGCGCTACAAGCTGTTCGTCAACGGGGAGTTGGTGGTCTGGGGCCCGCAGCGCGGGGATCCCCAGCACTGGTTCTACGAAACCGTCGATCTGGCCCCGCACCTTCGTGCCGGGGAGAACTGGATCGCCGCGCTGGTTTGGAACTTCGGCTGGATGGCGCCCATGGCCCAGCACTCCGTCCGAACCGCGTTCGTCCTGGAGGCGGAGGGAGCATCGACCCCGGATGCCTGGGAGGTTCTGAAGCTCGGCAACTGGGACTTCGCGATGATGCACGATGGGGTCGGGGAGTTCTACATCGACGTGGGCCCCGGCGAAGCCGTGGACTTCCGAGGGGCGCCCTGGGGTTGGCGCACGGGCGGGGACTCGCCTCCTGCGGAGTGGCGGCCGGCCCATACCGTTTGCGCGGCCGAAGAGCGGGGCACCCCGGGCGGCGGAACGCCGTGGATGCTCGTCCCCCGCACGCTCCCCGCGATGCGATACGACGTATGCGAAACGGGTCCCCGGGTGCGAAGGGGGTTTCTTGGCGACGAGGGCGGTCCCGAGGAGGGTGCGCTCTCCCCACCTCTGGCCCTTCGGCCCGGCCAGCCGGTCGTGCTCGATTGGGGCGAATTGCTCTGCGCCTTCCCAAGGCTGACCCTCGAGGGACCCGAAGGCGCGGGGCTCACCGTGGCCTACGCCGAGGCGCCCTGGACGCCGGACGGCGCGAAGGGGAACCGGAACGAGGTTGCGGGGAAGGCCGTGCAGGGGATGCAGGATCGGTTCGTGCTCGACGGGACCCGCCGTACGCTCGAAACGCTCTGGTGGCGGACGTTTCGGTACGTGCGCTTGGAGGCGACGCAGACGCTGACGGTCCACGCGTTCGACGCCGTGGAGACCGGTTACCCCATTGCCGTGGACTCGTCCTTCGAGGCCGACGATCCGTGGGTCCAACCGATTTGGGAGGTGGCCGTGCGCACGGCCGAGCGTTGCGCGGGGGAGACGTACTTCGACTGCCCCTACTACGAGCAGCTTCAGTACGCGGGCGACACGCGCATCCAAGCCCTGATCGGCTACTACCTTGGACACGACCGCGCGCTCCAGCGCAATGCGGTGGACACCCTGGGCTGGTCGCAAATGGCCAACGGCCTCACGCAAAGTCGCTACCCCTCTCGACAGGTGCAGGTGATCCCCCCGTTTTCGGCGTGGTGGGTGCTGATGCTGTATGACCAGATGCTCTACGATCGGGTGGCGTACGACGTGGGGCGCCAGCGGCAAGCCGAGTGGGTGTTGGAATCGCTCGAGGCCCACTCCGACGCGCCCGACGCTCCGTTTTGGCACTTCGCCGACTGGGTTCCGGGCTGGCGGTGGGGCGAGCCGCCGCTGCGGGGACGCTCGCCCATCCACCGGCTCACCCGGGAGATGGCATGGCGAGGGTTGGGCGCGTTCATGGAGACGGCGCCGATGCCGCTGGATTTGGCCATCGAGACCGAGATGGCCGCGAGGGGTTTGGAGATGCCGTCGTTCGCTGCCGCGAATCCGCCATCCCCATCGCGCGAAGGCTTCGACGAGGAGCCGAGCGAACACGCCGAGGCGCTGTGGCGCGTCTGGCAGCGCATGGCAGGGCTCGAGCCCGACCCCTGGCCCGCCGAAGCCTTGGCGAAGGCGGGCGCGGCACGGTGCACCTATTACTTCTCCTACTACAAGCACCTCGCCATGCGCCCGATCGACTATCTGGCCGGGCTCGCGCCTTGGAAGGAGATGATCGAAGCGGGGTTGACGACGTTCGCCGAGAACCCGGAACCGACACGCAGCGATTGCCACGCCTGGTCGGCGCACCCGATCCTCGGGTTCTTCCAAATCGTGGCGGGCGTCGAAAGCGCGGCCCCAGGGTGGAAGGCCGCTCGCATCGAGCCCCACCCCGGCTCGCTCAGGCGGTTCGACGCGCGCATCGCCCATCCGGACGGGCTGCTTCGCGTGGCCTGGGAGAGCGAACGGCTGACGATCGACTCACCGGTCCCTTACGAACTGGTGTGGAGGGGTCGGCGTGAGAAGCGCCCCGCGGGCCAAGAGACCCTCTGAGGGCGGAGCGCATACGTCTCGCGGATCATCCTGGGGCGGTTCCCGGGGGAAGCTCCCCGAACACGACGGTCGCCCCCTGCTCCGCGGCTTGCAGCGCGCGGAGGTGGAGGAGACCCGGGTGCTCGGCGATCAAACGCGCCGAGTTGGCGAGGCTTCGCAGGGCGGCCTGCTCTCCTCGGGCGCGTTCCAGCGCGGCCTCGCCCTCCTTCCGGGCCAGCAGCACCTTGGCGAAGGCCCGCTTGAGATCGCCTGGGAACGTGATGTCGCGCACGTCGATGCTCCCCTCGAGCTCGAGGCCAAGCTCGGCAAAGCGCGGCCGGACCCGCTCGGCGATCTGGGTGCCGAGGGTTCCTCTGGCCGCGAGCATCTCGTCCGCCGTCGTGCCGGTCACCACCTCGCGGAGCGCCACCTGGACGACCGCGTGCATCGCCAGTTGCCAGCTCTCGTGCTCGAGGAGGGCGCGCACGGGGTCCGCGATGCGGAACGAAACGAACACGGAGACGCGCGCCGGCAGTCCGTCGACCCCTCACTCAGAGGACGTTCGAGGCTCGACCAAAGCACCAGGGGTGCCGCCCGAGGGTCCGCCTCGGTCAGAATAGGCGCGGACCATGTTCTTCACCAAGTATCCGCACCGCTCCAATTTCACTTTCGCGCGCGCGTACAAGAGCGGCTCTCGAAGACTGGAGGTGGGTCCGCACCGACTCGAGCTGCTCGTCGACTCGTATGCGGACGGCGTGCACCGCGTCCGCGTGCGCGGCCACGAGGGATGGTCCGAGAATCTGGTTGTCGACGCGCTGATGCCGCCCCCGGGGGCCCCGGGCGGCGCGACGCTGGACGTGGGCGCCGACGCCAGCCTCGTGCTCCGGGGAGAGGACGGCGCGCCCATCCTGTCCAGTG
This window of the Fimbriimonadaceae bacterium genome carries:
- a CDS encoding SPFH domain-containing protein, whose amino-acid sequence is MFVSFRIADPVRALLEHESWQLAMHAVVQVALREVVTGTTADEMLAARGTLGTQIAERVRPRFAELGLELEGSIDVRDITFPGDLKRAFAKVLLARKEGEAALERARGEQAALRSLANSARLIAEHPGLLHLRALQAAEQGATVVFGELPPGTAPG
- the ribH gene encoding 6,7-dimethyl-8-ribityllumazine synthase; this translates as MQGIGSRIRSLREAREPRLRQVDLARSLGLTKDEMWNIENGRTEPSARLLAKIAKELGVSVEELARPGAPAEPAGKQVEAPNDRNRVVAIVVSRWNEFVTRELRHGAEQELARSGCAVEVFEVPGAWELPVAVAALLRRGAPPSAVVALGCILQGETPHARQLASDVASSLMRLQVEHGVPVAWGVLTPDTPEQAIDRAGMKLGNKGREAALAALAMIDVLAAAGR
- a CDS encoding S9 family peptidase, with product MPKRPIRADDLQRIQFVGDPQVSPDGARVLFAKKHVGENNKYVTNLYTVDRDGNVAQWTQGEAGAGSGRWSPDGDAIAFVSGREKPSAQIFLLSIHGGEARKLTSLPEGSIGGIRWSPDGTKIAFTFREQEPDRTEKAKKEREEKGLSSPPWVMEDIWYRLDGDGYFGPQRHAIYVVEVASGETKKLYDACPIGMYSYDWSPDSTELIVAHSANKRPMAEPPNDQLYRVSLKGQAWMLEGLPKGEKGSVRWSPDGTRIAYAGDVDENDPWGVRNTKLYVVDAKGGDPTCLTAGDDFCLSASTISDTRDSSHSASCEWLPDGKHLVASIGTRGEMQVGLIDAEKGGVTLLTKGWHVIGAGNVSKDGRWLACTFGDAASLDEVALYDLKERPEWPKRMTDLNQAFYEEIELSVPEEVWLDSTDDVKVQAWVMKPIGYLPPKRYPAVLEIHGGPHTQYGWAFFHEFQVLAAEGYVVVFSNPRGSKGYGEAHCAAIRGDWGNKDWEDIQTVTRWMQHQPYIHPGRIGVMGGSYGGYMTNWVIGHTKEFRAAITDRCVSNMVSMAGSSDFPFNKDGYFGGVAWSSLDKIAPLWRQSPIAYFEGVTTPTLIIHSEGDLRCNIEQSEQVFTALQQEGIESRFVRYPSTTSHGMSRSGPPDLRLHRLGEITRWWGKHLK
- a CDS encoding sulfite exporter TauE/SafE family protein, which produces MAAADPLSLLIFVVAGAAASAINSVAGGGSLVSFPVLVAMGVPSLPANATNSVALWPGSLAGALGFRNLLPKTGHHLRTLAIPTFLGALVGALLLVNTGQKTFDLAVPVLILGATLLLAFQRRIKTWATRTSLHIPVAGGMAIQFFVAVYGGYFGAGMGIMMLAAFSLFVEGNIHELNAMKTWLGLFINFAASVLLLQQGLVVLVPALALTVGSIGGGYWAARVSQRVDSEKLRVWIAAYGFVMSAVFIWRALGR